In Maniola jurtina chromosome Z, ilManJurt1.1, whole genome shotgun sequence, the genomic window GTCACATGCTATGTATGGATAGTTCTCACCAAATCTCGAAATTCTTGTCCTTACAGTTTTGACAAAAATCTATTAGAGATATAACGGTAACTATTATTTCCTTGTAATCTGCATTACTCTGCCTAAGAGTGTCGGTTATAATTTCGgaattacatacaaaaatacattctATTGAATACCCCTAAAATCATTACTTTACTGTGTCCCAAGCTCCAGATtgaattacttttatatttttaaacacaCAAAATAATCAATTTAAAGTGACGCAAGTTTCACTAATCGGTTAAATATAGTATCCGTTACTTACATTATAGTACGTCGTCAAAGCACGATTTAAGcctaaagtattttttatgtaaatatcttGCGATAGTGTACCATCTCTTTGGAAAATATAAGTTGGCTGTTGGATTTACGTGTTACGATGATGTTTTTCAGATGGCACTTCTTTCACGGACTCTTCAATGGATGAGCTTTCAGAAGACTCGTCTATCCACTGCATGCAGAGTGAAGTCTGAGCTGTACCGATGCAGATCATTCTGCCCTTGATTTTTGCTCTATGGAGGAAGAGATTTGATTTGTCTAATGTGAATTGTATCCAGGTGTGCGAACACCTTTATTTATGAAGTATACCTAGCGATTAGTTGTTTGTTGTTTGCTTGTTTGCAGTGaacgacaaaacatagaaatATTTTGTATGCTCCGTTAAAGCTTAATGAAATCTCTAATATGGGACGCGGTACATATACTTGTACTCTACCGCATGCGTGTTCATATATTTTATAGCGCTGTAATTGTCACTTTGAGTCGGCTAGTTACGGCAGCAGCCAATGTTGTATGACATAGCTTGATAGTAGGTACGAACCAATCATGAGACTTGCGAATTAAACAGTCGTGCGTAAGTTTGGGGGTCTATTTGGGCTTATTATTGTGGGCTTCTGTGCTTTATCGTTCTCTGCATATTTGTACAATGCAACCTGCAATATGATCTAAAAATGATATGGATCACATAGGGTTGCTGGATCCTATTACGTATCCCCACTACTACGTCCCTGGCATTGCAAGGTTACGTGTAAATACTACTTTGTACTAAGCATCATGTTTACCTATACATACTaacgatacctacctactatgcgCTAGATGggttattatacaaaaaatagttttctaTGAATTTGATcaagttataataaaattaaaagcgaATTGCAGCCcgcaaatatttttgtttgaataatCCGTCTAGTTTGAATAGTCCGTCGTACATAGACGTCGTTTATCAATACTATAATTACTGAATACTTGAAGAAACAAAAGGAAATTACTATAaggtaataatttataattacttacaCAATTATTTTAAACGTGTAAATATGTTAAGCTTAATATCGTGTCGAATTTTTCACGcatatgtaaaaatatttatacaaattaattaaaagcaaaaacagatttatttaagGTATGGGCAGTCCCCTAttgtaaaaagttttatttatttatttatttatttttaataactgtGATACGTTCAAATGTAATGTGTTTTGACTATCAAGCAGTTTTGCATCGAAAGTGGCAATACTGGCTTAcgctatataaatataaataatatagtgccaaaataatatatttgaatATATAACATGTAATGTTTAATCATGTGTACGTAATAGATGTATAATTATACAACTAAGACAagcgcatttatattattttttaaccatcTTATTAAAAAGTCATAATACCTATAGCTTGTCTAAGCTGAAATGACGCACCCCACTTCAAAATTAAGTTGATTTAGATGTGTgaatgcaaatattaataacaacACTCCATCTGTGTCGGAGTGTTGACTTTTCCGTGAACTAGGATCTGTAgcagactagctgatgctcgcgacttcggtcgcgtggatgtagttttttaaaaatcccgtgggaactctttgattttccgggataaaaagtagcctatgtgctaatccagagtataatctatctccattctaaatttcagcccaatccgtccagtagttttagcgtgaaggagtaacaaacatacacacacacacacatacaaactttcgcctttataatattagtgtgactagtcTCGTGACAAAATCCGACAGCGCTCACTGTATGGAGCGCGCTGGTGCATTGTATGGAAAATGCGTCCGCTTTCGCGCGCGTTCAGATCATTTATGACTAGTTGGACAACAAATCCGACAGCAAATGAGTAAACTTCTTTACTTGTGTGCGTAAATTGCGGTAGTgcggcgcgtcatttcaaattAGACAAGCTATATGTACttagaaaatagattttataaaataaaaaactaggtacctacttattaaactgtatttatttatgtcaTTATTTTAAGAGTAATATGATGAGCCTTAATGTATAATTATTCTTCTATCAAATAGAAATtgtagttattttattatacctatgtcGGAAACTATACAATATATAGGTTCTATTTAAGAAAGAAATCTTAGTTCTTACCGTTTATAAGGTAGATTAGTTTGAATGTCATAATAGTcattatatatgtatgtacctataacaGAGACTTTCTATCTCAATGCTCATTTGcttaatgataatattaattgCGTCATTTGTTAGGAACAAGGAACAAGCTTGCTTGGACGTTTAACTTGGCTATTTTACTATGTTTCTCCTTCGGATCTCCTCGtctctgatttgatcacgttgTCGGGTCAACTTATTAAATTACTTTGACTGGACGTAAGGAAATACTAGGACCTCTGAAAAATCAAtcctaattttcaaaattttattggaactatataaaaatagacactataatataatttgctacaagtattacaataattatgttttactttctcaaattattttttctagATAATTTAGAGACATTCTTTACAAATCCGTACTTCATACTTGTACATAAAGTTGTGTAAGTTAAGTATGTATCtttattatatctattataGGCATAGTGAAGAATACTTATCATAagtttagttaaattataaaatatcaatctccataattaaaagaaaaatcgcttttttgtaaataaatgtattaatAACGTTACAATTGTAAATTTAaaatctcataatattataaaatatctaagtaatTACTATCGGTCAATAATGACCAATTCTCTTTCCATCTTGTCATTTTATAGATATAGTTATATTAAAGCGAGTACTAGGTACTTGGTTTATTCTgtacaaattattaattatattatgttggttacgatggtgtttttttttaacacatgttcttttttatcaaacaattagatataatgaattatttatgaTTCAACTACATAACTACCATAAGTCTAACGAATTAACGAATAACGAGTTTATGACACTTATAAAACTAGGTACACAGACGTAACATTAGGCTGCGATTAcagctgtaagttttactcacgtaagtagcttcaACTAATTCACTAATGTAAATGTATTTgcaagagtgtttacattagtaaatctGTCGTAAGTTTATCATGTAAGCtatttacgtgagtaaaacttacaggtgtatccacggacttaaaaataatattaactcACGAGAAAAATACgactggcaggtaggtacctacacaaaaaAGGACTTTGCCATGTCTTAATAAAGGTATAAATTAGTTTGGAAGAAactttagataaataaaatacttaattaaaaaaaaaggaaagatCAAGTTTATCGAGATTTGTGGGCATAGACAATCTATTTTCTCGCAAATGTGCATTCACCCACATATAATATCGGTCGATATTAAATAAAACCTTTATGCCTAGATCTGGCTTAtgcattaaataataattagatattgTCTTTACTACATTTGACTTACACATctatgaataatattttatgtcatCATCAATCcctcgccggcccactactgagtgtGGGTCTGATCTtggaataagaagggtttggccatagcctaccactttaatttttttcatttgattgtgatttaaacgcacataacttcgacaAAGGAGGTGTATGCAAGGGATCTAACCCCGGAACTGCGAAAGGAAAGCCGAcatattaaccactaggctatcatcgatCTTAATTGCTATAGAAATCAGGTTCAGGATCTCATCTACCACCAatccaaattttagcccaatcggttcagtcattctGGGGCAAAGAAGTAGCGTAGCAAACacccaaactttcacatttataatattgctaGATGCTCCATACGGTGTTTACATACAATTTAGCGTATCTAAATATtctgttaaaattaaataatattgtttatatttattgatataaattaGTACCCGCAAAAGGTCGACCCTTGCTCTAGTTGTTAGCCAAATAAAACGTATTTTTATCACTCATCCTAATCATACTcgtactaataatattataaataagaaagtACGTCTgtttatcttagactgcatcaacacttaccaccaggtgagattgcagtcaagggctaaattatatctaaataaaaaaaagaagtcTTGGCCagtcacacttggccagcgtggtttaTTATGAAGTAAGTATAACCGTCTCACTCTAAAAGAAACCCCCTTCTCAGTAGtacccggcgatgggttgaaatgatTATGAATGATGAAACCTAAAGGAGCAAATGAATTCCCAGGACACTAGAGTTTTTCCATTGTGCTCAGAAGCAGTTCCATTTCTGTATGAATTTGTTTGAGCAGGTCTGTCATCTGCCTTGGGGAGTCCAGGATGTCAATACTCTGTGTGTATGGATTGTATCTCACGCCGAACTCTCGAGGTATCGTTTGAGCgaattttctgaaaaaaatatattgaaaaatgattTCAGAGCTTTGGGGCGTCTAAAGTGATAGGAGTAAATAGGGTAAGTATTTAACTGGGATAATACCGTGAAATCccattaattaattactgaCTGATCATTAATTACTGAAAAATTAATTACTGACCAAAAAGTTTTTCTGCGCAAAGTGTGCCCAGTAAAAAAGGGACACTTACTAGTGCGTTAAAATTACTACAAATGCACACGGTACAAAAAATCTGAACAAATCCAAGTTTTAACTTACGTAATgggaaaaaaattgaaaatattctaAACTGACTGGGCAGGCAGGCAACTTGCGAATAGCAATAGATGGTAGAAACGTTGATAGTACTCTATTAGAAACCTTATACAAGCATCAACAACAACTAACaaagtattggcgtcactcagaaaagcaggtattatttaaatatttttatcgaataattggaatgtcctctcaaaaccaacacaaaaaacaccaggttcaatgtgtagaggttatccgagagttttaatctaaacaaactaatgccaaaataaataatttaattagagcgtgattgctatcacaacatctaattatccagttcacaatccaaataccgaaaatatgcgatatcgccccgaatctcggaaggagactgaactaaaaccttcgaaacacccgtatttatgcaagttcaatcttgttggcctcctagcaacagattgtatgacatcgaatgagccaaatatcgattttatcaaactacctgcattaggtaaattaataattttatattatttttgacaactcaaatcaaattttaaaaataaccttacaaaaGTGTCAATTCAATCCGATCAACGATGCGCAAGggcacacaatttttttttttctattttcagaTTTACTTACATCATTTTCTCTTTGGCACTCTCAAAGCTATTGGCGACGAAGTATACCGGCTGATAGTCTGTGATAGGATACTTCTGATCCCCTGTGATGCTGGGCTCGAACTCTCTCAGCTCGGGTTTGTCTGAGAGGCAGTACTGCAGCTCACCGAACGACGAAAGGAGGCCAGCTCCAAAGGCTTTCAGCTGCCCCTCTTGCCGACATAGACCGAACTCCACggtgaaccaaaaacactaaaaaagaTGCAGAAAAACATAAATCTAAGCGTAcattatgaaaatgaaaaatcaatACCTACCTTGTACCAATTTGCCTAAAAGTGTTTGCCATTTTTTGACGAcccaatatttatttaatagtaatTAAAGCATTTAAAAATTGTAGATACGCTGTACGTGTTGTACCTTTAATTTTTTCGCTGGAGTTTGGTAAGCGATAGATTGGTTTTGGTAGTGATAGATACTTTAATATACCGAATATCAGGGAAGTAAACACTAAAATAGTCAaaacatgcctgagagttctcttcaaaatattctcaaaggtgtctgaagtcTATCAATTTACACTTGGTCAGCGCAGCAGACTGAGACCTAAGCCctgctcattctgagaagagacttgTGCACAGTAGAGGGCCGGCAAAAGGCTGTACATGATGatgaaaaaattttttcataGCATACCGTGGCGAGTTTTTCAATATAATCATCAGGCGCACCCAACGAAGCAAGGCCGATTTCTTGCGAGAACTGCGCAAATGCTGGGTCAGCGAATAACGGCGCATGTCCTAGCAGCTCATGGCACACGTCGGGTTCCGGCGTGTAGAGCGGCCGCGAGTGGTGGCGGATGTACTGCGTGCTGTGGAACACTCGGAACGCCAGCCCTGCCAGGAAGTCGCGGGAAGACAGCAGGCCGGCTACTGGCCTAAGAGTGAACCCTGTACAATCTGGGAACAAAAAAGAATCTGGCGTTAAGAATAAAGACTCTAGCGCAATGGACAATTTTTTATCCTCATACCTGTTaacccttgattgcaatctcacctggtttaagtaatgatgcagtctaagatgtaagcggggctggaaggtgtatggcagtttcTAATAGGCCCACTTGGTTCGACTACTAACTTTCTATGGAACATGGTACCGGAACACTTTATAAGTTAGCAGTTTATTTCATCCAAGAAGATAAGGTCTTAAATATAGTCTACTAGTCTAGAAGATTCTACACTCTTGCTTCGAAGGTACCTAAGTTATACGTGGCAAGAAACATAGACGCTAAAAGGGTGTTCTAAACCTTAAAAGATTCTAAGTAGCTGGTGGTAAATGATTTCTGTACGCACCTTTCAGGAAGTTTGAAACATCTTCCAACTGGGGTATGTTATCCTCCCTGTATCCACAATTTTCAATCAACAAAGGGAACACGTGGTTATGCTCTTTACAAGCGTGAGTCGGATAGAGCTCAGTCAACTTTTTAAACACCGTGCCCCAGGTAGCGATTTCATCTTCTGTATAATCCACATGAGGCAATGGTTGGCCATGCTTGTAGTTATAGGCAATGTCTGCGAAGTACTTTCTTCTAGCACGATACACCGCGTCAGTAAAGCCAGGGTGGTCGGAGTCTAGTTCAGAACCGTAAGACAGGATCTGATTGGCGAATCTGTCTAGATCTCGGATACGACGGGGGAACCATGGTACGGTGGCTGTAAAAAAGAATCAAAGTTTTTTTACCTTTAATAGTAACCTAGTGGTAAATTTTTCGGAAATCGGGATTTCGATCCGTTGACTTCCTTtaaacggtgaagaaaaacatcgtgatcaaacctgcacgcctgagagttctccgtaatgttctcaaaggtgagtagATCTTCCGatctgcacttgaccagcgcGGCGGATTAtcgcctaaacccttctcattccgaggaGAGACCTGTACTCAATAGTGGcaggtgatgatgatgattaaatcTACCGGAGAGGGTTTCATGCAGTATAATGTTTTCTGGTCTAATGGCACAAAAAACCTAGTTAGAGGCTATGATGTCAAACCAATTTTCAAGTATGGTAAAGTCCTGAAAACTCACAAATGTTGTCCTTGTAATCTCTCGAAATGACGTTCAAATATCCGGCAATAGTTTTCAATTCATCCAAAGCTGCACCAAAATCGCCAGATCCATGCTCACATTCCACCATGAACTCGTAGCC contains:
- the LOC123880007 gene encoding protein henna, which produces MEMLTPRQEELLSKDKSKLTQDGNYVAEGSMASKSTWLLFSPTTPDQAGSLAKFLSIFSSHGVNLSHIESRSSARRPGYEFMVECEHGSGDFGAALDELKTIAGYLNVISRDYKDNISTVPWFPRRIRDLDRFANQILSYGSELDSDHPGFTDAVYRARRKYFADIAYNYKHGQPLPHVDYTEDEIATWGTVFKKLTELYPTHACKEHNHVFPLLIENCGYREDNIPQLEDVSNFLKDCTGFTLRPVAGLLSSRDFLAGLAFRVFHSTQYIRHHSRPLYTPEPDVCHELLGHAPLFADPAFAQFSQEIGLASLGAPDDYIEKLATCFWFTVEFGLCRQEGQLKAFGAGLLSSFGELQYCLSDKPELREFEPSITGDQKYPITDYQPVYFVANSFESAKEKMIKFAQTIPREFGVRYNPYTQSIDILDSPRQMTDLLKQIHTEMELLLSTMEKL